One Fusarium falciforme chromosome 12, complete sequence DNA window includes the following coding sequences:
- a CDS encoding NAD(P)-bd-dom domain-containing protein, which translates to MSPRVIIFGASGAVARAAAFEAHQRGATVYLAMRDTNKAIPGLTPEIEQERGFKRVKADLSDPKSVQDAISQSGATAAFTYIVHGVQDGLRATLDAMKKAGISHVVLLSSYTLYRHPNAKAAMNSSDFIPAAHGKVEVALVESGLAHTIIRPMYFSSNLKGEAEGVKKGEVKLLRLESVSDYIAPEDIGSVCGVKLVEHEAESEIVPLCGPDLLTQKEAWEIVAEAIGRDLTITEISEEEFIAKKEETLPSFIAHALAEYFLGDDKARYPADRYKEASANIKKYTGRDPIKLSTWIKAHKKEVFNI; encoded by the coding sequence ATGTCTCCACGAgtcatcatctttggcgCATCTGGCGCTGTCGCCCGAGCTGCCGCATTCGAGGCCCATCAGCGAGGGGCCACCGTCTATCTCGCCATGCGAGAcaccaacaaggccatccCCGGGCTCACGCCCGAGATCGAACAAGAGCGCGGCTTCAAGCGAGTCAAGGCAGACTTGTCCGATCCAAAGTCTGTCCAAGACGCCATTTCTCAGTCAGGTGCAACCGCTGCGTTTACGTATATCGTCCATGGGGTGCAAGATGGCCTGCGTGCGACTCTTGACGCTATGAAGAAGGCTGGCATATCCCATGTCGTTCTGCTATCTTCATACACGTTGTACCGACACCCGAATGCAAAGGCTGCCATGAACAGCTCCGATTTCATTCCCGCGGCCCACGGCAAGGTTGAAGTTGCTCTGGTTGAAAGTGGACTAGCGCACACCATTATTCGACCGATGTATTTCAGCAGCAACTTGAAGGGGGAGGCCGAGGGTGTCAAGAAAGGAGAAGTCAAACTGCTGCGCCTAGAGTCAGTTAGTGACTATATCGCACCAGAGGACATTGGGTCTGTTTGTGGTGTGAAACTGGTTGAGCATGAGGCAGAGTCTGAGATTGTACCTTTGTGTGGTCCAGACCTACTCACCCAGAAAGAAGCTTGGGAGATTGTTGCAGAGGCAATTGGTCGAGACTTGACCATCACAGAGATAAGCGAGGAGGAGTTcatcgccaagaaggaggagacacTTCCAAGTTTCATTGCTCATGCTCTCGCTGAGTACTTCCTTGGAGACGACAAGGCGAGATATCCGGCAGACCGGTACAAGGAAGCTTCGGCAAACATCAAAAAGTACACGGGGAGAGATCCGATCAAGCTTTCTACGTGGATCAAGGCGCATAAGAAGGAAGTGTTTAATATCTAG
- a CDS encoding Pyr-redox-2 domain-containing protein, which yields MKDIVILGAGLAAAPLIRQIMLKSVLQQDNLRLTVVAPNTHFHWPIAMPRVILPDHWSEHKAMFELYPFFKDYPPERFEFVLGAASSMDLEGKHITVALNRGGVYTVHYDTLVIATGSSAQDHVPWTVLGTTEETKDKLHTLWNDIRRAETIVIAGGGPTGTETAGEIAYEYNGEKEVYFVYDDDLPLGPSTLDSVRKQVVKELSKLKVNLLPRTRVTEITKDGKDTILQLHRADGSFQTLRTQAYVPATGTKPNTAFAPKDILDNRGFIKQTNYLQVEDHSDIFVLGDAGNLESNRAMHADSQCLHLIKNLPIYLNGGKMTPYKKNEKEMIAVTLGRKRATGQLGNIKILSLLMRYAKGRWMGTDYAYYLAAGRRSLSMVLEKRRR from the coding sequence ATGAAGGACATCGTGATACTCGGCGCCGGCCTGGCAGCCGCACCCCTGATCCGCCAAATCATGCTCAAGTCAGTCTTGCAGCAGGATAACCTCAGACTGACCGTTGTCGCGCCAAACACACATTTCCACTGGCCAATTGCCATGCCCCGAGTCATTCTCCCTGACCACTGGTCTGAGCACAAGGCCATGTTTGAACTCTACCCTTTCTTCAAGGACTACCCCCCTGAGAGGTTTGAGTTTGTCCTTGGAGCCGCTAGTAGTATGGATCTGGAGGGAAAGCACATCACGGTTGCTCTGAATCGAGGCGGGGTCTACACGGTCCACTACGACACACTTGTCATTGCGACCGGCTCATCGGCCCAGGATCATGTACCGTGGACTGTTTTAGGTACAACTGAAGAGACCAAGGACAAGTTACATACTCTGTGGAATGACATCAGAAGAGCCGAGACAATTGTTATCGCGGGAGGCGGCCCAACCGGTACGGAGACAGCCGGAGAGATTGCGTACGAGTACAACGGGGAAAAGGAGGTGTACTTTGTCTACGATGATGACCTTCCGCTTGGGCCGTCAACTCTGGACAGCGTGAGGAAACAAGTCGTCAAGGAACTGTCAAAGCTCAAAGTCAACCTCTTGCCCAGGACCCGCGTCACAGAAATCACTAAGGACGGCAAAGACACCATCCTCCAACTCCACCGAGCCGACGGCAGCTTTCAGACTCTGAGAACTCAGGCCTACGTCCCGGCTACCGGGACAAAGCCAAACACAGCTTTTGCACCAAAGGATATTTTGGACAATCGCGGTTTCATCAAGCAGACAAATTATCTTCAAGTGGAGGATCACTCGGATATTTTTGTGCTCGGGGACGCCGGAAATCTGGAGAGCAACAGGGCAATGCACGCCGACTCTCAGTGCCTACACCTCATAAAGAATCTTCCGATATATCTCAACGGGGGCAAGATGACACCGTACAAAAAGAACGAGAAGGAGATGATTGCCGTCACACTTGGGAGGAAACGAGCTACGGGGCAGCTGGGAAATATTAAGATCTTAAGCCTGTTGATGCGGTATGCGAaggggagatggatgggtaCGGATTATGCATATTATCTCGCGGCTGGGAGAAGATCACTGTCAATGGTGTTGGAGAAGCGGAGACGGTAG
- a CDS encoding DH domain-containing protein, whose product MADPLSIAASIAGLLSTTGQIAKFLGPYVSAAKETPQITAHVYSEVQSTQVILAGLQNLTQNLGAVQARHASLIAVHQVVTILTDGVLLFSELEAVVRSLPPREGSDQRLPLRARLLWARKESTFTPLLTRVQSFKSSMSLILMILQSDSDRMATQHQEQLSVNINALLESNHSLSRRLMNLEDALDVQTIVSKRMSLMSVSGTGPQSSSSVEIQSNLTDTSTQPTSQGSDLDLSKFDFEDDLESSRVYRRAQRDTMDFSFRSSIAPSNIWSVFSGLSLGDISIISVIALPVYQEDITNAENYDFGAGVQVPTVMPQAKKAERGLLHECIEIKLKMLQLPEMNEYFEQDPSSNIAFYELWGVFSKGMPLLKLVQALDPQIDIVVDPRMRSPGGRGAAQDAIFQFLEYCRNDLKLSVENLFTISDLMGADAYGFSKVITVVSFIIERLTVDGVLSAVDAQLEELVLTRLNGHPALEQLRLLLEEFLTDQMEQNLFLPFSEQRWTEVFQFYLDYISEESEFVANEQKARAKIRSYIGQENHSAGNALSIPLTRCLRILPLPAQRLPKYSAFLKDLSRIGSMSISQGPDLKLARANLRQAMSIVNDRVRSEETSEAFTELKHRVEDWRGHNPTQFGTLLLYDSVIITKDKVRRPYRAYLFRNILLICKELELQRKQRSFQFWKSRRLQGDKQTKLQLKGRIFLNNIDSVIIRPGSGSYTCDVMWFAANEEERQCFSFEFAAEAQMNLWVSKLNEARARFDAAHPMTMEAAGLALGVVALGLQLATTLQTYVEGVVGAEYRLRELSFDVASTASTLKQLEDILDADEAVTENTLSDSTATRTAIFTDQGRRDIHSLSRRCEKVYQGIVSVIVSASVSPSAKSKAIAANVGLSGLTVTRLMQFSRDLKWPWVDRKVKACQDELRWLKMDLLLHLQVATVAKVHLTGSSKLVANADDDESTLEAVAERLIARRAMYRKTVLEGRRQRKSPAYVASDETTRAVALPGQAGVSSKLASFLSSLAGFGSSSRPEEDSDQPSLYIWKMKWMLTKT is encoded by the exons ATGGCCGATCCTCTTAGTATCGCGGCCTCAATAGCCGGGCTGCTGTCTACCACGGGCCAGATCGCCAAGTTTCTGGGCCCATATGTCTCTGCCGCCAAGGAGACGCCCCAGATCACGGCCCATGTATATTCAGAGGTTCAGAGCACTCAGGTCATTCTAGCTGGGCTCCAGAACCTGACGCAGAACCTCGGCGCTGTCCAGGCGCGTCACGCTTCTTTAATCGCAGTACACCAAGTCGTCACCATTCTCACTGATGGAGTCCTTCTGTTTTCAGAGCTCGAGGCCGTTGTTCGGTCGCTGCCACCTCGCGAGGGAAGTGATCAGCGTTTGCCGCTCCGTGCTCGGCTACTATGGGCGCGCAAAGAGAGCACATTCACTCCGCTTCTCACGAGAGTTCAAAGTTTCAAAAGTTCCATGTCATTGATACTCATGATCTTACAGAG TGATTCCGATCGGATGGCGACTCAGCATCAAGAACAGCTCTCCGTTAACATCAATGCTCTCCTCGAAAGCAACCATTCACTTTCCCGACGACTCATGAACCTGGAAGATGCTTTGGACGTGCAGACAATTGTCTCAAAACGGATGAGCCTCATGTCTGTCTCAGGAACTGGACCACAGTCTAGCAGCTCTGTGGAAATACAGAGTAATCTCACCGACACATCAACACAACCCACTAGTCAAGGATCTGATCTGGACTTGTCCAAGTTTGACTTTGAGGATGACCTCGAGTCATCGCGCGTCTATCGCCGAGCGCAACGAGACACCATGGACTTTTCGTTTCGCAGTTCAATCGCACCATCCAACATCTGGTCTGTCTTCTCTGGTCTCAGCCTGGGCGATATCTCCATCATATCCGTCATTGCACTCCCAGTATATCAGGAAGATATCACCAACGCCGAGAACTACGACTTTGGCGCCGGTGTCCAGGTTCCAACTGTCATGCCGCAAGCCAAGAAGGCAGAGCGAGGCCTCCTACACGAATGCATCGAGATCAAGTTGAAAATGCTCCAGCTTCCCGAAATGAACGAGTATTTTGAGCAAGATCCCAGTTCTAATATCGCATTCTATGAGCTCTGGGGCGTCTTTTCCAAAGGAATGCCCCTCTTAAAGCTCGTGCAAGCCTTGGATCCGCAGATCGACATTGTCGTGGATCCGAGAATGCGTTCCCCTGGAGGACGAGGTGCCGCCCAAGACGCCATTTTCCAATTTCTTGAATACTGCCGTAATGATTTGAAACTCAGTGTTGAAAATCTGTTTACAATCTCTGACTTGATGGGGGCCGATGCTTACGGGTTTTCAAAG GTCATCACCGTGGTTTCGTTCATTATTGAGAGACTCACAGTCGACGGTGTTTTGAGTGCTGTTGATGCCCAGTTGGAGGAGCTTGTCCTGACCAGACTCAATGGTCATCCAGCCTTGGAGCAGTTGCGCCTCTTGCTTGAGGAATTCTTAACCGACCA GATGGAGCAGAATTTGTTTCTACCGTTTTCCGAGCAGAGGTGGACAGAGGTGTTCCAATTCTATCTCGACTATATATCCGAGGAGAGCGAATTTGTTGCGAATGAACAGAAGGCCAGGGCCAAGATCAGATCATACATTGGCCAAGAGAACCATTCTGCCGGGAATGCACTGAGCATCCCGCTAACAAGATGTTTGAGGATATTACCACTTCCAGCTCAACGTCTCCCTAAATATAGTGCATTTCTCAAG GACTTGAGCAGGATAGGGAGCATGTCGATCTCCCAGGGGCCAGATCTAAAATTGGCAAGAGCAAACCTTAGACAAGCGATGAGCATCGTCAATGATAGGGTCAGATCTGAAGAAACTAGCGAGGCGTTTACAGAACTGAAGCATCGTGTTGAGGACTGGAGAGGTCACAACCCTACGCAATTTGGCACGTTGCTGTTGTATGACTCCGTAATCATTACGAAGGACAAAGTCAGAAGACCT TACCGTGCATACCTCTTCAGGAACATACTCCTGATATGCAAGGAGCTAGAGCTCCAGCGAAAACAGAGGAGCTTTCAATTCTGGAAAAGCAGACGACTGCAGGGCGACAAGCAGACAAAACTACAACTCAAAGGGCGTATATTTCTCAACAACATTGACTCTGTCATCATCCGCCCAGGCTCCG GGTCTTACACATGTGACGTCATGTGGTTTGCAGCAAACGAGGAAGAAAGGCAGTGCTTTTCGTTCGAGTTTGCTGCCGAGGCTCAGATGAATCTCTGGGTATCAAAGCTCAACGAAGCCAGAGCCAGGTTTGATGCTGC TCACCCCATGACGATGGAAGCGGCCGGCCTGGCTCTCGGTGTCGTGGCTCTTGGGCTGCAGTTGGCGACGACATTGCAGACCTACGTTGAGGGCGTTGTGGGCGCTGAATACCGCCTGCGGGAGCTATCGTTCGATGTCGCTTCCACAGCCTCGACCCTCAAACAGCTCGAGGACATCCTCGATGCAGACGAAGCCGTAACTGAAAACACACTCTCTGATTCAACTGCCACTCGCACCGCGATCTTTACAGACCAGGGCCGTCGCGACATCCACTCGCTATCGCGTCGTTGCGAAAAGGTTTATCAGGGAATCGTTAGCGTTATTGTTAGTGCCTCGGTGTCCCCATCGGCAAAGAGCAAGGCGATCGCCGCAAATGTCGGACTTAGCGGCTTGACAGTCACCCGGTTGATGCAGTTTAGCCGGGATCTCAAGTGGCCATGGGTCGATCGGAAAGTCAAGGCCTGTCAGGATGAGCTACGATGGTTAAAGATGGATCTACTGCTGCATCTGCAGGTTGCCACTGTCGCCAAGGTTCATCTAAC AGGATCTTCAAAATTGGTCGCAAACgcggatgacgacgagtcaACTCTTGAAGCCGTAGCCGAACGTCTGATTGCCCGCAGGGCCATGTACCGAAAGACTGTCCTAGAAGGGCGTAGACAGAGGAAAAGCCCAGCTTATGTGGCAAGCGATGAAACGACAAGAGCGGTCGCTTTACCAGGGCAGGCGGGAGTGTCATCGAAGCTGGCCAGCTT CCTGAGTAGTCTTGCTGGCTTTGGAAGTTCATCCCGACCCGAAGAGGATTCAG ACCAACCCAGCCTCTACATCTGGAAGATGAAATGGATGCTGACAAAGACTTGA
- a CDS encoding Sulfatase domain-containing protein, whose product MCFFFSVSFVFGVFFVSVISSKLLHLWTHFSTVPTSAFILYLPTFFLFDLIAICIARLLLCQGRSPLAWGGCILGSLATLLAIGGSSSQLGFYAKTGGELEWRDATAYATSKEGLKVLMTGSWAVLASGLVLIIIACFAHGIFYRAIGSLMGSIGDDIASVYGYFKRLRFLRRGRYSALKNADTDLESTETFSLDGRSSHDHLDGRHGDPHAPAPEKPLTPRGKFMRLMSFIPSWVYKMIVSVFIAVVLILRPAKPYDYMSITLPVSLLDVFKSEPDFCTEQRKLVDNPFPFPELITNSTWRDADGEFDKGWSPSWDPRWRSDASLAYENRTVDWLPETLPRGFFRWDPLRTKNGYYGSLGDKKDALSNKCPHIREHSPYYNPVNDPLKITNLDTEILPTLQEALGDGSVKIKHVMFILMESLRQEFWPLQQGSHIHNLILDASDEKDRETVNERLSQLSPHIERLTGRPMGFTDANGKAYKTPEFKWHDTAKEGYGGVNVIGGYTAATMSTKSYCANHCGSYPMPVEKFDEADTDAYQPCIPQILELLNRAKENVSSDDDDFRDLQWRTALFEAEVEEYDRQEKFDAKLGFQHIITRRQLEEDWRFNKSDILYQKVNYFAYPEPVLMPYLREFIANTTANNQRMWMSHFTSTTHHAWDTPKDFPHLDYLPHGNMDNKWHGNFNKYINTIRYHDGWMAQLMNLLEETGIANETLVVFAGDHGHGFHEDFNKEGTYESAHVSNFRVPITFRHPNLPRVQYEANTTTISILPTILDLLINSGSLNKKDTRIASDLVQDYEGQSLIRPYIKKQNDRRAWTFSVVNSGAGMIGITSADVPWRLTIPWTKVFEYRITNAITDPLELSPVSAWSSEQLVEDAKVAFGEEASAWVAEAVPIAQWWAYERQRLWRHHSLA is encoded by the exons atgtgcttcttcttctccgtctCGTTCGTCTTTGGCGTTTTCTTCGTGTCGGTCATTTCCAGCAAGCTCCTTCACCTATGGACGCACTTCTCCACGGTCCCTACCTCGGCATTTATCCTGTATCTGCCGAcattcttcctcttcgacCTGATAGCGATATGCATTGCGAGACTTCTTTTGTGCCAGGGGAGGAGTCCTCTGGCTTGGGGCGGCTGCATCCTCGGTAGCCTTGCGAC CCTTCTAGCCATCGGCGGTTCCTCGTCGCAACTTGGATTCTACGCAAAGACTGGAGGAGAGCTTGAGTGGCGTGACGCGACGGCGTATGCTACTAGCAAGGAGGGACTCAAGGTTTTGATGACGGGCAGCTGGGCTGTTTTGGCTTCGGGACTCgtgctcatcatcatcgcctgcTTCGCCCACGGCATCTTTTACCGAGCGATTGGATCTTTGATGGGCTCAATCGGCGACGACATTGCATCTG TCTACGGTTACTTCAAGCGACTGCGATTCTTGCGCCGCGGTCGATACTCCGCTCTTAAAAACGCCGACACCGACCTCGAATCGACCGAGACATTCTCCCTCGACGGGCGTTCCAGCCACGATCACCTCGACGGTCGTCACGGCGACCCCCACGCCCCCGCCCCAGAGAAGCCTTTGACGCCACGAGGCAAGTTCATGAGGCTCATGTCCTTCATTCCATCCTGGGTCTACAAGATGATCGTGTCCGTATTTATCGCCGTCGTCCTCATTCTGCGACCCGCCAAGCCCTACGATTACATGTCCATCACCCTCCCCGTGTCGCTGCTCGACGTCTTCAAGTCGGAACCCGATTTCTGCACCGAGCAGCGCAAGCTTGTCGACAACCCTTTCCCCTTCCCCGAGCTCATTACGAACTCTACTTGGAGAGATGCCGACGGCGAATTCGACAAGGGCTGGTCGCCGAGCTGGGACCCGCGCTGGCGCAGCGATGCTTCTCTGGCCTACGAGAACCGAACTGTTGACTGGCTTCCCGAGACTCTGCCCCGTGGTTTCTTTAGGTGGGATCCCTTGAGGACCAAGAATGGCTACTATGGATCTCTGGGTGATAAGAAGGATGCTCTCTCCAACAAGTGCCCTCACATCAGGGAGCACAGCCCTTATTACAACCCTGTCAACGATCCGTTGAAGATCACCAACCTTGATACCGAAATTCTCCCCACTCTGCAGGAGGCTCTCGGCGATGGGTccgtcaagatcaagcacgTCATGTTTATCCTCATGGAGAGTTTGCGACAGGAATTCTGGCCCCTCCAGCAGGGCTCCCACATCCACAACCTGATTCTGGACGCCAGCGACGAGAAGGACCGAGAGACTGTCAACGAGCGCCTGTCGCAGCTGTCGCCGCACATCGAGAGGCTCACAGGACGACCCATGGGCTTCACCGACGCCAATGGCAAGGCCTACAAGACCCCCGAGTTCAAGTGGCATGACACGGCAAAGGAAGGATATGGTGGCGTCAACGTCATCGGCGGCTACACCGCAGCCACAATGTCCACCAAGAGTTACTGCGCCAACCACTGTGGTTCCTATCCCATGCCCGTCGAGAAGTTTGACGAAGCCGACACCGACGCCTACCAGCCTTGTATCCCCCagatcctcgagctcctcaaccgCGCCAAGGAGAACGTATCCTCGGACGATGACGATTTCAGAGATCTGCAGTGGAGGACCGCCCTCTTCGAGGCGGAGGTTGAGGAGTATGACCGACAGGAAAAGTTTGATGCCAAGCTGGGTTTCCaacacatcatcaccaggagacagcttgaggaggacTGGCGCTTCAACAAGTCGGACATTCTCTACCAGAAGGTCAACTACTTTGCCTACCCCGAGCCTGTCCTTATGCCGTACCTCCGCGAGTTCATCGCCAACACCACCGCCAACAACCAGCGCATGTGGATGTCTCACTTTACGAGCACCACCCATCATGCCTGGGATACGCCCAAGGATTTCCCTCACCTGGACTACCTGCCCCATGGAAACATGGACAACAAGTGGCATGGCAACTTTAACAAGTACATCAACACCATTCGGTATCACGACGGTTGGATGGCTCAGCTTATGAACCTCCTCGAGGAGACAGGCATTGCCAATGAGACTCTTGTCGTCTTTGCCGGCGATCACGGCCATGGCTTCCACGAGGACTTTAACAAGGAGGGCACTTATGAGAGCGCCCACGTCAGCAATTTCCGCGTCCCCATCACTTTCCGCCATCCCAACCTCCCTCGGGTGCAGTACGAGGctaacaccaccaccatctccatcttgcccaccatcctcgacctcctcatcaacagcGGCTCCctcaacaagaaggacaCCCGCATCGCCTCTGATCTCGTCCAGGATTATGAGGGCCAGTCTCTCATTCGGCCCTATATCAAGAAGCAGAATGACCGACGCGCATGGACCTTTTCCGTCGTCAACTCGGGCGCCGGCATGATCGGCATCACATCGGCCGACGTACCGTGGCGGTTGACCATTCCCTGGACGAAGGTGTTTGAGTACCGCATCACCAACGCCATCACAGATCCGCTAGAGCTCAGCCCTGTATCAGCGTGGTCGAGCGAGCAACTCGTCGAGGACGCCAAAGTGGCCTTTGGCGAGGAGGCCAGCGCGTGGGTGGCCGAGGCGGTACCGATAGCCCAATGGTGGGCATATGAGCGGCAACGACTCTGGCGGCATCACTCACTGGCTTAA